In the Euzebya rosea genome, one interval contains:
- the mshD gene encoding mycothiol synthase yields MTDFEIHRHLDAHALADIRALVDTTTRIEGHAPIGEHKMAHLSVGAADWDGILAYAHSGELIGYVHLRWNPGPDDPRLAVEMVVHPAHQDEGVQAALLESTRRLVARAGGGRMFLWVHRVETPQDTLAHEMGFAIQRELAYMVRGTDGIPEPEPLPEGVTLRTYRPGEDDEAFLEVNNAAFVGHPENGAWTAEDLAERRRLDWFDPDGLFMAFRGDEPLGFHWTKWHEHEPNGGKPAHGPEGEVYVLAVHPRAQGMGLGRILLRQGMRHLATRSDHLVLYVDCASAGPVALYTSEGFETRYREVCFSDDIPPAKATSRALLRPA; encoded by the coding sequence TTGACCGACTTCGAGATCCACCGCCACCTCGACGCCCACGCGCTCGCCGACATCCGTGCGCTCGTGGACACGACCACCCGCATCGAGGGCCACGCGCCCATCGGTGAGCACAAGATGGCCCACCTGTCCGTGGGTGCCGCGGACTGGGACGGCATCCTCGCCTACGCCCACTCCGGCGAGCTGATCGGCTACGTCCACCTGCGCTGGAACCCCGGGCCCGACGACCCCCGCCTGGCCGTGGAGATGGTCGTCCATCCCGCGCACCAGGACGAGGGCGTGCAGGCCGCGCTGCTGGAGTCCACCCGTCGGCTGGTCGCCCGCGCCGGTGGCGGACGGATGTTCCTGTGGGTGCACCGCGTGGAGACGCCGCAGGACACCCTCGCCCACGAGATGGGCTTCGCGATCCAGCGGGAGCTGGCCTACATGGTCCGCGGCACCGACGGGATCCCCGAGCCCGAGCCGTTGCCCGAAGGCGTGACGCTCCGCACCTACCGTCCGGGCGAGGACGACGAGGCGTTCCTGGAGGTCAACAACGCCGCGTTCGTCGGTCACCCCGAGAACGGGGCCTGGACCGCCGAGGACCTGGCCGAGCGACGTCGCCTGGACTGGTTCGACCCCGACGGCCTGTTCATGGCCTTCCGCGGGGACGAGCCGCTCGGCTTCCACTGGACCAAGTGGCACGAGCACGAACCCAACGGCGGCAAGCCCGCACACGGTCCGGAGGGGGAGGTCTACGTGCTGGCCGTCCACCCGCGCGCCCAGGGCATGGGCCTCGGTCGGATCCTGCTGCGCCAGGGCATGCGCCACCTGGCCACTCGCTCGGACCACCTCGTCCTCTACGTCGACTGCGCCAGCGCCGGCCCCGTCGCCCTCTACACCTCCGAGGGCTTCGAGACGCGCTACCGCGAGGTCTGCTTCAGCGACGACATCCCGCCGGCGAAGGCGACGTCGAGGGCCCTGCTCCGTCCCGCCTGA